In one window of Bizionia sp. M204 DNA:
- a CDS encoding 30S ribosomal protein THX yields MGKGDKKTKRGKINRGSYGVRRPRIKKQVRPEEKISVDKKAKA; encoded by the coding sequence ATGGGAAAAGGTGATAAAAAAACAAAACGCGGTAAAATTAATCGCGGTTCGTATGGTGTAAGACGTCCACGAATTAAGAAGCAAGTACGTCCTGAAGAAAAAATAAGTGTTGATAAAAAAGCAAAGGCTTAA
- a CDS encoding uracil-DNA glycosylase family protein yields MTFFHKHPYQPFIQEDTTKLIVGTLPPPRFSTGDLLEKDVDFCYGSYYNSLWLFIDKIHNLNFRYDNSEEAIIERQQFLIQHKIGVCDIVESAEREKIDASDLGMTNIILRDILGYLKEYPNIDTLLFTGGNSKNGPEYFFRKHLKTYNLKLEVLSNEVPRIHQFNMNTESTERIIKTVSLTSGSGAANISISRLPLYKHLKASNPDFNTFDFRVMQYREFI; encoded by the coding sequence ATGACATTCTTTCATAAGCATCCATACCAACCTTTTATTCAAGAGGATACCACCAAATTAATTGTGGGCACCTTACCACCACCACGTTTTTCTACTGGTGATTTGCTTGAAAAGGACGTCGATTTCTGCTATGGGAGTTATTATAATAGTCTGTGGTTGTTTATTGATAAAATTCATAATTTAAATTTTCGTTATGACAATTCTGAAGAAGCCATTATAGAACGCCAACAGTTTTTAATTCAGCATAAAATTGGTGTTTGTGACATTGTAGAAAGTGCGGAACGTGAAAAAATAGACGCATCGGATTTAGGCATGACAAACATCATATTGCGGGATATCTTGGGTTATTTAAAGGAATACCCAAATATTGACACCTTGTTATTTACAGGAGGAAACAGTAAAAACGGTCCAGAATACTTCTTCCGAAAGCATTTAAAAACTTATAATTTGAAATTGGAAGTGCTTTCTAATGAGGTTCCAAGAATTCATCAATTCAATATGAACACAGAATCCACAGAACGCATTATCAAAACAGTTTCCTTGACTTCTGGGTCTGGTGCAGCCAATATTTCTATAAGTAGGTTGCCACTTTACAAGCATTTAAAGGCAAGCAATCCTGACTTTAATACCTTCGATTTTCGGGTAATGCAGTATCGCGAATTTATCTAG